A single window of Larimichthys crocea isolate SSNF chromosome XII, L_crocea_2.0, whole genome shotgun sequence DNA harbors:
- the s1pr2 gene encoding sphingosine 1-phosphate receptor 2, translating to MNLCRKAAVLCHPVTMKSKYSLYYNKSLIHSYYAFAKNMTPQELKDHIEKKKQLTTLNIVIVVLCTIIILENLLVLIAVCRNKKFHSAMFFFIGNLAFSDLLAGSAYIANIFLSGSRTFDLMPIQWFIREGTAFIALAASVFSLLAIAVERYIAITKVKVYGSTKTCRMFLLIGACWVTSILLGGLPIIGWNCINNLPECSAVLPLYSKKYILFVVTIFSIILLSIVILYVRIYLIVRSSHQEATNSAAYALLKTVTIVLGVFIMCWLPAFTILLLDSSCRIVFCPILSKADIFFGFATLNSALNPVIYTLRSKDMRKEFLRVLCCWGVLQSGRPSDRCLVPLKSSSSLEHCTNKHEHQTTPIMQDCTTCV from the coding sequence ATGAATCTTTGCCGTAAAGCCGCTGTGCTCTGCCACCCTGTCACCATGAAGAGCAAGTATTCCCTGTATTACAATAAGAGTCTGATCCACTCTTACTATGCCTTTGCTAAGAACATGACCCCCCAGGAGCTGAAAGACcatattgagaaaaaaaagcagctcacCACCCTCAATATTGTCATCGTGGTTCTctgcaccatcatcatcctgGAGAATCTGCTAGTCCTGATTGCTGTCTGCCGCAACAAGAAGTTCCACTCTgccatgtttttcttcatcGGGAACCTGGCATTCTCTGACCTGCTGGCAGGCTCGGCCTACATAGCCAACATTTTTCTATCAGGGTCAAGGACCTTTGACCTTATGCCAATACAGTGGTTCATCCGGGAGGGTACAGCTTTTATCGCTCTGGCAGCTTCTGTCTTTAGCTTGCTGGCGATAGCTGTGGAACGCTATATTGCTATCACCAAGGTCAAGGTGTATGGCTCCACCAAAACATGCCGCATGTTTCTTTTGATAGGAGCATGTTGGGTCACCTCCATCCTGCTCGGAGGACTTCCCATCATTGGCTGGAACTGCATCAACAATCTCCCTGAATGCTCAGCTGTTTTGCCACTCTACTCAAAAAAATACATCCTCTTTGTTGTCACCATCTTCAGCATCATACTACTCTCAATTGTCATCCTCTATGTGAGGATCTATTTGATTGTACGCTCCAGCCACCAGGAAGCGACCAACTCAGCGGCCTATGCCCTTTTGAAAACTGTCACTATTGTGCTGGGAGTCTTCATCATGTGCTGGTTGCCCGCTTTTACCATCCTGCTCCTAGATTCATCCTGCAGAATTGTATTCTGCCCTATTCTCTCCAAAGCAGATATATTTTTTGGCTTTGCCACTCTGAACTCAGCGCTTAACCCAGTGATCTACACGCTGCGCAGTAAGGACATGAGAAAGGAGTTTCTGCGTGTGTTGTGCTGCTGGGGGGTGCTGCAAAGCGGGCGACCCTCTGACCGTTGTCTGGTCCCCCTAAAGAGCTCCAGCTCTCTGGAACACTGCACcaacaaacatgaacaccagACCACACCCATTATGCAAGATTGTACCACCTGTGTCTGA